A single region of the Streptomyces vilmorinianum genome encodes:
- a CDS encoding Ppx/GppA phosphatase family protein yields MRLGVLDVGSNTVHLLVVDAHPGARPLPAHSHKRELRLAELLDERGAIASAGVERLIGTVLDALQAAEDKGCEEVLPFATSAVREATNADAVLAMVKAETGVDLQVLTGEEEARLTFLAARRWFGWSAGKLFLLDIGGGSLEIAYGIDEEPDTAVSLPLGAGRLTSGWLPGDPADAADVRALRRHVRAQIARTVGEFSRFGKPDHVVATSKTFKQLARIAGAPGSGDGLYVQRNLTRTSLEEWVPKLAVMTAEQRAGLPGVSEGRAPQLLAGALVAEGAMDLFGVDELEICPWALREGVILRRLDHLPEE; encoded by the coding sequence ATGAGACTCGGAGTCCTCGACGTCGGTTCGAACACAGTGCATCTGCTGGTGGTGGACGCCCACCCCGGCGCCCGCCCGCTGCCCGCGCACTCGCACAAGCGGGAGCTGCGGCTGGCCGAGCTGCTCGACGAGCGGGGCGCCATCGCCTCCGCCGGCGTCGAGCGGCTCATCGGAACCGTCCTCGACGCTCTGCAGGCGGCCGAGGACAAGGGCTGCGAGGAGGTGCTGCCGTTCGCGACCTCGGCGGTGCGCGAGGCGACGAACGCCGACGCGGTCCTGGCCATGGTGAAGGCCGAGACCGGCGTCGACCTCCAGGTCCTGACCGGCGAGGAGGAGGCCCGGCTCACCTTCCTGGCGGCCCGCCGCTGGTTCGGCTGGTCCGCCGGCAAGTTGTTCCTCCTCGACATCGGCGGCGGCTCGCTGGAGATCGCGTACGGGATCGACGAGGAGCCGGACACGGCGGTCTCGCTGCCGCTCGGCGCGGGACGGCTGACGTCCGGCTGGCTGCCGGGCGACCCGGCCGACGCGGCGGACGTACGGGCCCTGCGTCGCCATGTACGCGCCCAGATCGCCCGTACGGTCGGAGAGTTCAGCCGCTTCGGCAAGCCCGACCATGTCGTGGCCACGTCCAAGACCTTCAAGCAGCTCGCCCGGATCGCCGGGGCGCCGGGCTCCGGGGACGGCCTCTACGTCCAGCGGAACCTGACCCGCACGTCCCTTGAGGAGTGGGTCCCCAAGCTCGCCGTCATGACGGCCGAACAGCGCGCCGGCCTCCCCGGCGTCTCCGAGGGCCGCGCGCCCCAGCTGCTCGCGGGCGCGCTGGTGGCCGAGGGGGCGATGGACCTCTTCGGCGTCGACGAACTGGAGATCTGCCCCTGGGCGCTGCGCGAGGGCGTGATCCTGCGCCGCCTGGACCACCTGCCGGAGGAGTAG
- the ilvD gene encoding dihydroxy-acid dehydratase, giving the protein MPELRSRTVTHGRNMAGARALMRASGVPGADIGRKPIIAVANSFTEFVPGHTHLQPVGRIVSEAITAAGGIPREFNTIAVDDGIAMGHGGMLYSLPSRDLIADSVEYMVEAHCADALICISNCDKITPGMLMAALRLNIPTVFVSGGPMESGKATLVDGTVRTLDLVDAISDAVNDKVSDEDILRIEENACPTCGSCSGMFTANSMNCLTEAIGLSLPGNGSVLATHTARKALYENAARTVVDITRRHYDEDDDSVLPRSIATRAAFENAMALDIAMGGSTNTILHLLAAAQEAELDYGLADMDAISRRVPCLAKVAPNVAPGGTYYMEDVHRAGGIPAILGELYRAGLLNEDVHTVHSRSIKEWLEAWDVRGGSPSPEAVELWHAAPGCVRSATAFSQSERWESLDTDAAGGCIRDAAHAYSKDGGLAVLRGNLAVDGCVVKTAGVDESIWTFEGPAVVCESQEEAVEKILNKQVKDGDVVVIRYEGPRGGPGMQEMLYPTSFLKGRGLGKTCALVTDGRFSGGTSGLSIGHASPEAASGGTIAFVEDGDRIRIDIPSRSIELLVDDATLAARREALGGVYAPKNRERKVSAALRAYAAMATSADKGAVRDVTKLG; this is encoded by the coding sequence ATGCCCGAGCTGAGGTCCCGCACTGTCACCCACGGCCGCAACATGGCGGGCGCACGCGCCCTTATGCGCGCCTCCGGTGTACCCGGCGCGGACATCGGCCGGAAGCCGATCATCGCCGTCGCCAACTCCTTCACCGAGTTCGTCCCCGGCCACACCCACCTCCAGCCGGTCGGCCGGATCGTCTCCGAGGCCATCACGGCCGCCGGGGGCATCCCGCGCGAGTTCAACACCATCGCCGTCGACGACGGCATCGCGATGGGCCACGGCGGCATGCTGTACTCGCTCCCCTCCCGCGACCTGATCGCGGACAGCGTGGAGTACATGGTCGAGGCGCACTGCGCCGACGCCCTGATCTGCATCTCCAACTGCGACAAGATCACCCCCGGCATGCTGATGGCGGCCCTGCGCCTCAACATCCCGACGGTCTTCGTCTCCGGCGGCCCGATGGAGTCCGGCAAGGCGACGCTGGTCGACGGCACGGTCCGTACGCTCGACCTGGTCGACGCGATCTCCGACGCCGTGAACGACAAGGTCTCGGACGAGGACATCCTCCGCATCGAGGAGAACGCCTGCCCGACCTGCGGGTCGTGTTCCGGCATGTTCACCGCCAACTCGATGAACTGCCTGACCGAGGCCATCGGCCTCTCCCTCCCCGGCAACGGTTCGGTCCTCGCCACCCACACCGCCCGCAAGGCGCTGTACGAGAACGCGGCCCGCACGGTCGTCGACATCACCCGTCGCCACTACGACGAGGACGACGACTCGGTCCTGCCGCGCTCGATCGCGACCCGCGCGGCCTTCGAGAACGCCATGGCCCTGGACATCGCCATGGGCGGCTCGACCAACACGATCCTGCACCTGCTGGCCGCCGCCCAGGAGGCCGAGCTGGACTACGGCCTGGCCGACATGGACGCGATCTCGCGCCGCGTGCCGTGCCTGGCCAAGGTCGCGCCGAACGTGGCGCCGGGCGGTACGTACTACATGGAGGACGTCCACCGGGCCGGTGGCATCCCCGCCATCCTCGGCGAGCTGTACCGCGCCGGGCTCCTCAACGAGGACGTCCACACCGTCCACTCCCGCTCCATCAAGGAGTGGCTGGAGGCCTGGGACGTGCGCGGCGGCTCCCCGTCGCCGGAGGCCGTCGAGCTGTGGCACGCGGCGCCCGGCTGCGTCCGCTCCGCGACCGCCTTCTCGCAGTCCGAGCGCTGGGAGTCCCTGGACACGGACGCGGCCGGCGGCTGCATCCGCGACGCGGCCCACGCGTACTCCAAGGACGGCGGGCTCGCGGTCCTGCGCGGCAACCTGGCGGTCGACGGCTGTGTCGTGAAGACGGCCGGCGTCGACGAGTCGATCTGGACCTTCGAGGGCCCGGCCGTCGTCTGCGAGTCGCAGGAGGAGGCCGTCGAGAAGATCCTCAACAAGCAGGTCAAGGACGGCGACGTGGTCGTCATCCGCTACGAGGGCCCGCGCGGCGGCCCGGGCATGCAGGAGATGCTCTACCCGACCTCCTTCCTCAAGGGCCGGGGCCTGGGCAAGACCTGCGCGCTGGTGACGGACGGCCGCTTCTCTGGCGGTACGTCGGGTCTGTCGATCGGCCACGCCTCGCCGGAGGCGGCCTCGGGCGGCACGATCGCGTTCGTCGAGGACGGCGACCGGATCCGTATCGACATCCCGAGCCGCTCGATTGAGCTCCTCGTCGACGACGCCACCCTGGCGGCCCGCCGTGAGGCGCTGGGCGGTGTCTACGCCCCGAAGAACCGCGAGCGCAAGGTCTCGGCGGCGCTGCGGGCGTACGCGGCGATGGCGACGAGCGCGGACAAGGGCGCGGTGCGCGACGTGACGAAGCTGGGCTGA
- a CDS encoding sugar phosphate isomerase/epimerase family protein, protein MAEPVVRIPDAKVALSTASVYPESTATAFEIAARLGYDGVEIMVWTDPVSQDIEALRRLSDYHQVPILAVHAPCLLITQRVWSTDPWVKLQRAQAAAEKLGASTVVVHPPFRWQRQYARDFVNGIWRMADETDVRFAVENMYPWRYKDREMLAYAPEWDVTKDDYRHFTLDLSHTATARTDTLAMIDRMGDRLGHVHLADGKGSAKDEHLVPGRGTQPCAELLERLALTGFDGHVVIEVNTRRAMSAAEREADLAEALAFTRLHLASASKRSRVPRS, encoded by the coding sequence GTGGCAGAACCAGTGGTGCGCATCCCGGATGCGAAGGTCGCCCTGTCGACGGCCTCGGTCTATCCGGAGTCGACGGCGACGGCCTTCGAGATCGCCGCGCGCCTCGGGTACGACGGCGTCGAGATCATGGTGTGGACAGATCCGGTCAGCCAGGACATCGAGGCCCTGCGCCGCCTCTCGGACTACCACCAGGTCCCGATCCTCGCCGTCCACGCGCCCTGCCTGCTCATCACCCAGCGCGTCTGGTCCACGGACCCCTGGGTCAAGCTCCAGCGCGCCCAGGCGGCCGCCGAGAAGCTCGGCGCCTCCACGGTCGTCGTGCACCCGCCGTTCCGCTGGCAGCGCCAGTACGCCCGCGACTTCGTCAACGGCATCTGGCGGATGGCCGACGAGACGGACGTACGGTTCGCCGTCGAGAACATGTACCCCTGGCGGTACAAGGACCGCGAGATGCTCGCGTACGCCCCCGAGTGGGACGTCACCAAGGACGACTACCGCCACTTCACCCTCGACCTCTCGCACACGGCGACGGCCCGCACCGACACCCTCGCGATGATCGACCGCATGGGCGACCGCCTCGGCCACGTCCATCTCGCCGACGGCAAGGGCTCCGCCAAGGACGAGCACCTGGTGCCGGGCCGCGGCACGCAGCCCTGCGCCGAGCTCCTGGAGCGGCTCGCGCTGACCGGCTTCGACGGTCATGTCGTCATCGAGGTCAACACCCGGCGCGCGATGTCAGCCGCCGAACGCGAGGCCGACCTCGCGGAGGCCCTCGCCTTCACCCGGCTCCACCTCGCGTCCGCGAGCAAGCGCTCCAGGGTGCCCCGCTCATGA
- a CDS encoding BACON domain-containing protein — protein sequence MMSSRLEPPTHTTGAHRAHRRAAEGPRTLGQHPPARYEAYLDGLFTYCLSVLCDHDAATAVLGDVLAIAERQHGRCPSDEDGRRAWLYALARWACLRSLGEQRRRRQGAHTGRPAVAEPEPPRVSEEVAVRRRAELAQLAWPEAAGTTPEQREALELAVRHGLGHRAVAAVLSLEPLAARELLSSAACEVERTRAALAVVETGNCPTVARLTGDHQVLLSAALRAELVRHVDDCPRCRRAAERAGAGGPWPGATAVSPARLPLVEAPRAAAYVAMLHVPRARAGSPRFGPAGFPLDPKDHAARRDRMRARAVTTTVVAAVVAAPVLALWASYRGGPMTGEGREDTPVTAHEVDEPGSLDGSPHDRYENAGNARTTPDSRFTQGSRSPDVSVEVISPGGPAGPTLPGESGPGRITVSAWGDGDTTLLTLTASGGSPVDWSLWTDAPWLYVSQASGTLRPGESVTVRISVDHAREPAGSWSARVGVNPSGAVVRIDGRGATTPPPPTSEQPPPTSEPPPATTEPTTPPPATEEPPPTTEPTTPPPTTTEPTPEPTASEPTQSTDPGTPSGSDSPPAS from the coding sequence GTGATGAGCAGCAGGCTGGAACCCCCCACCCACACCACCGGCGCACACCGGGCGCACCGGCGGGCGGCCGAAGGGCCCCGCACGCTCGGCCAGCACCCGCCCGCCCGCTACGAGGCGTATCTGGACGGCCTGTTCACCTACTGCCTCTCCGTACTCTGCGACCACGACGCCGCGACCGCCGTCCTCGGCGACGTCCTCGCCATCGCCGAGCGCCAGCACGGCCGCTGCCCGTCCGACGAGGACGGGCGCAGGGCCTGGCTCTACGCGCTGGCCCGCTGGGCCTGTCTGCGCAGCCTCGGCGAGCAGCGCCGCAGGCGGCAGGGCGCGCACACCGGCCGCCCCGCCGTCGCGGAGCCCGAGCCTCCCCGGGTCTCCGAGGAGGTCGCCGTGCGCCGCCGCGCCGAACTGGCCCAGCTGGCCTGGCCGGAGGCCGCCGGCACCACCCCGGAGCAGCGCGAGGCCCTGGAGCTCGCCGTCCGCCACGGCCTCGGCCACCGCGCGGTCGCCGCCGTGCTCTCCCTCGAACCCCTCGCCGCCCGGGAGCTGCTGTCCTCGGCCGCCTGCGAGGTCGAGCGGACCAGGGCCGCGCTCGCGGTCGTCGAGACCGGGAACTGCCCCACCGTCGCCCGGCTCACCGGCGACCACCAGGTGCTGCTCTCCGCGGCCCTGCGCGCCGAGCTCGTCCGCCATGTCGACGACTGCCCGCGCTGCCGCCGGGCCGCCGAGCGGGCGGGCGCGGGCGGCCCGTGGCCCGGAGCGACGGCGGTCTCCCCGGCCAGGCTCCCGCTGGTCGAGGCGCCCCGGGCGGCCGCGTACGTGGCGATGCTCCACGTCCCACGCGCGCGTGCGGGTTCCCCGCGCTTCGGGCCGGCCGGATTCCCGCTGGACCCCAAGGACCACGCCGCCCGGCGCGACCGGATGCGGGCCCGCGCGGTGACCACGACGGTTGTGGCCGCCGTGGTCGCGGCCCCGGTGCTCGCCCTGTGGGCCTCGTACCGCGGCGGGCCGATGACGGGGGAGGGCCGGGAGGACACTCCGGTCACCGCACACGAGGTGGACGAACCGGGGTCCCTCGACGGCTCGCCGCACGACCGCTACGAGAACGCGGGCAACGCCCGCACCACCCCCGACTCGCGCTTCACCCAGGGCAGCCGGTCCCCTGACGTCTCGGTCGAGGTGATCAGCCCCGGCGGGCCGGCGGGACCGACCCTGCCCGGAGAGTCGGGGCCCGGCCGGATCACGGTCTCCGCGTGGGGCGACGGGGACACGACCCTGCTCACCCTCACCGCGTCCGGCGGCTCGCCCGTCGACTGGTCGCTGTGGACGGACGCGCCCTGGCTGTACGTGAGCCAGGCCTCCGGCACCCTGCGGCCGGGCGAGTCGGTGACGGTCCGCATCTCCGTGGACCACGCGCGCGAGCCGGCCGGCTCCTGGTCGGCGCGGGTCGGGGTGAACCCCTCGGGCGCCGTCGTACGGATCGACGGCCGCGGGGCGACGACCCCGCCGCCCCCGACGTCGGAGCAGCCCCCTCCGACGAGCGAACCACCCCCCGCCACCACCGAACCGACGACGCCCCCGCCGGCGACCGAGGAGCCGCCGCCGACCACCGAGCCGACGACACCGCCGCCCACGACGACGGAGCCGACGCCCGAACCCACGGCGAGCGAGCCGACGCAGTCGACGGACCCGGGAACCCCGAGCGGATCGGATTCCCCGCCGGCGTCCTAG
- a CDS encoding TetR family transcriptional regulator codes for MTEPAPRRRGRPSRTPEDSGPGARERILDAARAQFAERGYDKTSVRGIAKAADVDPALVHHYFGTKDEVFAAAIEVSFEPATVVPAIIGGPRDAIGERLARFFIGVWENPATRAPLLAIIRSALTHEAAAKVLRGFVLRRLLERIAGDLDVPDPKFRAELAASHMIGIAILRYIIQVEPLASADPEEIIALVAPTLQRYLTEA; via the coding sequence ATGACCGAACCGGCCCCGCGCCGGCGCGGCCGCCCGTCCCGTACCCCCGAGGACAGCGGACCGGGCGCCCGCGAGCGGATCCTGGACGCGGCCCGCGCGCAGTTCGCCGAGCGCGGCTACGACAAGACGTCCGTCCGCGGCATCGCCAAGGCCGCCGACGTCGACCCGGCGCTCGTGCACCACTACTTCGGTACGAAGGACGAGGTCTTCGCCGCCGCGATCGAGGTCTCCTTCGAGCCCGCGACCGTCGTCCCGGCGATCATCGGCGGCCCGCGCGACGCCATCGGCGAACGGCTCGCGCGCTTCTTCATCGGTGTCTGGGAGAACCCCGCCACCCGCGCCCCGCTCCTCGCGATCATCCGCTCGGCGCTGACCCACGAGGCGGCCGCCAAGGTGCTGCGCGGCTTCGTGCTGCGCCGTCTGCTGGAGCGGATCGCGGGCGACCTGGATGTACCGGACCCGAAGTTCCGCGCGGAGCTCGCCGCCTCCCACATGATCGGGATCGCGATCCTGCGGTACATCATCCAGGTCGAGCCGCTCGCGTCGGCCGACCCGGAGGAGATCATCGCCCTGGTGGCCCCGACCCTCCAGCGGTACCTGACCGAGGCCTGA